One segment of Thermosulfurimonas sp. F29 DNA contains the following:
- a CDS encoding VWA domain-containing protein, translating into MAGEDEGPPPGNRRDVEMTGRLYPLSAIVGQKEMKLALMLCAINPRLSGVLLSGEKGTGKSTAARALARLIEGPFVNLPLSATEERLIGHLCLEEALKHGRRVFVPGLLSQAEGGVLYVDEINLLPPSIVSLLLSASESGRFLLIGSMNPEEGPLSPQLLDRFGLYVEVSAERDPGLRVEILRRRLFWEMDPEDFEKTFAEEERKLREEILKARSLLPGVRISGYLRTLIARLVLESAAAGHRAEIFLLEAVRAHAALAGRSEAIPEDVESVAELVLAHRRRERSRGRPKPQPESKPGEENKEDTRPPRDDYSPGEKEAPQGRSHETPTEGPGGEENGRTDKKLAEPEEVRPEEGEDKVFSVGEVFRVREFSDHRERPQRVKIFGKRSKGFSLTGRGYFVRAVPYKGEGEIALVPTFLSAALKQRIRGGGFGRFVIRKEDLRAKLKLVRSSRLVVFCVDGSGSMAAEARMRETKGAIMSLLLSAYQRRDRVALMVFRGERARMVLPPTNSVDRAARVLSELGVGGSTPLSAALSELYRWLEDIQRKDSRLLTTVILITDGRGNVSLTGRPPREEIEILATRLSRNFPQTEFVVVDTEAGMVRLEMARRLAELLSARYFTPEALRADRLLEIARKAV; encoded by the coding sequence ATGGCAGGCGAGGATGAAGGACCTCCGCCGGGAAATCGGAGAGATGTGGAAATGACCGGAAGGCTCTATCCCCTTTCGGCCATAGTGGGGCAGAAAGAAATGAAGCTTGCCCTCATGCTCTGTGCGATAAACCCGCGGCTTTCGGGAGTGCTCCTTTCCGGAGAAAAGGGCACGGGAAAGTCCACCGCTGCCAGGGCCCTGGCCCGTCTTATCGAGGGGCCTTTCGTGAATCTTCCCCTTTCGGCCACGGAGGAACGATTGATCGGTCATCTTTGCCTGGAGGAGGCCTTAAAGCACGGTCGAAGGGTCTTCGTGCCGGGCCTTCTCTCTCAGGCCGAGGGCGGCGTGCTCTATGTGGACGAGATAAATCTTTTGCCTCCATCCATCGTTTCCCTCTTACTTTCCGCCTCGGAGTCCGGGCGATTCCTTCTGATCGGTTCAATGAATCCCGAGGAGGGTCCCCTCTCTCCGCAACTCCTTGACCGTTTCGGTCTCTATGTGGAGGTATCCGCCGAAAGGGATCCGGGTCTGCGGGTGGAGATCCTGAGGAGACGCCTCTTCTGGGAGATGGATCCCGAGGATTTTGAGAAGACCTTTGCGGAGGAGGAGAGGAAGCTCCGTGAGGAAATCTTAAAGGCCAGGAGTCTCCTCCCCGGGGTCAGGATTTCCGGCTACCTTCGTACTCTCATAGCCCGGCTGGTCCTGGAGTCCGCCGCAGCCGGTCACCGGGCGGAGATCTTTCTTCTGGAGGCCGTCCGGGCGCATGCGGCTCTGGCGGGCCGCTCCGAGGCCATCCCCGAGGATGTGGAGTCCGTGGCCGAACTGGTTCTCGCCCACCGCAGACGGGAGAGATCCCGTGGCAGACCTAAACCTCAGCCCGAAAGTAAGCCCGGGGAGGAAAACAAGGAAGACACCAGACCTCCTCGGGATGATTACTCCCCGGGGGAAAAAGAGGCCCCTCAAGGTCGTTCTCACGAAACGCCGACGGAGGGGCCGGGTGGAGAAGAGAACGGTCGTACCGATAAGAAACTTGCCGAACCCGAGGAGGTAAGGCCCGAGGAGGGCGAGGACAAAGTCTTTTCCGTGGGAGAGGTCTTCCGGGTGAGGGAGTTTAGCGACCATCGTGAACGGCCGCAACGGGTCAAGATTTTCGGTAAAAGATCTAAGGGATTTTCTCTTACCGGAAGGGGCTATTTCGTGAGGGCCGTTCCCTATAAGGGAGAGGGGGAGATAGCCCTTGTCCCCACCTTTCTTTCGGCGGCCTTAAAGCAGAGGATTCGCGGGGGTGGTTTCGGAAGGTTCGTCATCAGGAAGGAGGATCTCCGGGCCAAGCTCAAGCTGGTGAGGAGCTCTCGTCTCGTGGTCTTCTGTGTGGACGGTTCGGGTTCCATGGCCGCCGAGGCCCGGATGAGGGAAACCAAGGGAGCCATCATGAGCCTTCTTCTTTCGGCCTATCAGAGGCGGGACCGGGTGGCGCTCATGGTGTTTCGCGGGGAGCGCGCCAGAATGGTCCTCCCGCCCACCAATTCCGTGGATCGGGCCGCAAGGGTCCTTTCGGAACTTGGAGTGGGAGGATCAACCCCGCTTTCCGCCGCCCTCAGCGAACTTTACCGGTGGCTTGAGGATATACAGAGAAAGGACTCCCGCCTTCTCACCACCGTTATTTTAATCACCGACGGGCGAGGCAATGTCAGTCTCACCGGAAGACCCCCGCGAGAGGAGATCGAGATCCTGGCTACCAGGCTTTCGAGGAACTTTCCGCAGACCGAATTCGTGGTGGTGGACACCGAGGCCGGGATGGTGAGACTCGAGATGGCCCGGAGACTCGCCGAGCTCCTTTCCGCCCGTTACTTCACCCCCGAGGCCCTTCGGGCCGACCGCCTGCTCGAGATCGCCCGCAAGGCCGTATAA
- the csx20 gene encoding CRISPR-associated protein Csx20 has translation MALKETGLKKVLLIFSHRLTPDQERELTERWEAGKFVYLPPELQELWAGVPPEVESLEPYLEPLFRWMAGSAAPGDLAFIQGEFGAVYLTVNRAFELGLIPIYATSRREVRENCLPDGSVIQERIFKHVRFRIYGR, from the coding sequence ACCGGCCTTAAAAAGGTTCTTCTCATTTTCTCTCATCGGCTGACCCCGGATCAGGAACGGGAGCTTACGGAGCGATGGGAAGCGGGAAAGTTCGTGTATCTACCTCCAGAACTTCAGGAACTCTGGGCCGGAGTGCCTCCGGAGGTTGAAAGCCTTGAGCCGTATCTCGAGCCCCTTTTTCGCTGGATGGCCGGGTCCGCGGCCCCGGGAGACCTGGCTTTCATCCAGGGAGAATTCGGAGCGGTCTATCTCACCGTAAACCGGGCGTTCGAGCTCGGGCTGATCCCGATCTACGCCACCTCGCGCCGGGAGGTTCGGGAGAATTGCCTCCCCGATGGCTCGGTGATCCAGGAAAGGATTTTCAAACATGTGCGCTTCAGGATCTACGGACGATGA